The following nucleotide sequence is from Paenibacillus andongensis.
GATTTCGAAATGTTCATGCCAATGAAGATACAGAATGTTATCGTCTTTAGCGGTCGTCCGAGGTCGGTTTCGGTAAAAACGGATGGGATAGCTGCTGTCCCAGGGTGGTGTCTTTTCCATTAAATCTTGAGGGTACGTCATGAGCTGCCTCACTTTCCTAAGTAACAAGATAAGACCTATTTGGAGCAAGATAGGATAGAGAAATTGCCAATAATCCTAGTTATAATGATCATATTCATTTATTTTATAACAATATAGGAGTGATAAACAATCATGAATAAGAAGCTTAGAGTGGGTACTATAGTTGGTGGCGGTGACGCTGTTCGCATCATCCCCCAAATTGCCAAGCACGGATTTGAATCCTACAGCTTAAGCTTTTGGCAAACAACGGGGAATATCGATCTCAAAGAAACGGCAAAGCGGGTAGCCGACATTGTTGCGGAGCATGACGCCATCATATCTACGATAGGTATATTCGGAAATCCACTCACGGGAACAGGAGATAATAAGGATACACTCGCTAGCTGGGAGCGGCTTATTGATCATGCACATCTCTTTGGTACCGATATCGTAAACGGTTTCACCGGCCGTATTCCGGATTGTCCAATTGATGAGTCAATACCGAAATTCAAGGAAGTGTTTGGTGAGCTTTCTCGCAGAGCCGCTGATCGCGGTGTGCGACTTGCTTTCGAGAATTGTGATATGGGCGGAACGTGGAAGACAGGGGATTGGAACATTGCCCATAACCCAACTGCCTGGAATCTGATGTTTGATGCCGTACCGGCTGATAACCTTGGCCTGGAGTGGGAGCCCTGTCATCAGATGGTCAGTCTGATTGATCCGATTCCGCAGTTACGTAAATGGGTCGATAAAGTGTTCCACGTCCACGGCAAAGATGCGACAATTGCGTGGGATATTATTCGGGAATATGGGGTTCATGGGAGCCAAGAGTTCGTTTGGCACCGTACACCTGGCTTTGGGGACACGAATTGGTCCGATATCATTACGATTCTGCGTCAGGCAGGCTACCTAGGTACAATCGACATTGAAGGCTGGCATGATCCCGTCTATCGTGATGAGCTCGAGATGACGGGTCAGGTGCATGCTTTGAACTATTTAAAACGCTGCCGTGGCGGAGATTACATTCCAAACCCTGTTTAATGAATCGATTTCAGTTCATCTTAGTTTTGTGCTAGCTCTGATTAAGATCGTCTATTTTTAGTGAGAGACATCTTTCTTATAATAAGGTCATTGTTACCGCATTCATTCAAAGCCAAGGAGGCTAACGGCCATGCAGGAAAATACACCTTTATTATTGACAGATGAGCAAATGAGAGAATTTATTACAAACGGATGTTTAATACTCAAAACCGATTTTTCCAACGAGTTTCACAGTAATCTTTTAGAACAATTAAACACGGTTTATGCGGAAGAGGGGAACCCTGGCAATAATTTACTGCCCCGCATTCGTGAACTGCAAAAAGTATTCGATCACCCTGTTGTGACAGGTGCTTTAACAAGCGTATTAGGGCAGAACTATATGATGCACGCACATAGACATGGGCATTTCAATGCTTCAGCGACGGCTGGAGGCTGGCATAAGGACAGTTATTGGGGCTACGATAGAATGCGCAATCATCACCCCAATTGGGCCATGATTATGTATTTCCCGCAGGATACGCCAGTGGAATTAGGACCAACAGGAGTTATGCCGGGCACGCAAAATTACCAGACTCGGACTTTTGAATCGAGTGAACAAGAAGGGGAAGTTTTAGCAAGCGGCGAGGCGGGTACCTTTGCACTGATCCATTATGATATCTGGCATCGTTCCACGCCTAATGTATTAGGACAGCCGCGCTACATGCTGAAATTTGAATTCATGCGTACTGAGCTTCCGCAAGCACCTAGTTGGAATAATCAAGAGGCAGCATGGAGGAAGCCAGCCAACTTACATTTGCCAATAGCTGAGCATGATTTGATGTGGGAAGAAACTTGGAACTGGCTGTCTGGAAAAGTTGGCAGTCTGGCAGGAACAGCTGCATCAGATCCGGATCAGATTAAAGAGTTAGCTGCTAAGTTGGATGGTTTTGAACCGCTAGCCATCAATGCGGCCTATGATCTGGCACGAAGAGGGCAGCAGGGTGTGGATGCTTTGCTCGAAGGATTAAAAAGCGAGAACAGCCAAGTATCGCGAATTTCCGCTTATGGATTATCCGTTGCAGGAAGCGCTGCCGTTAACGGGCTAGTTGCAGCTCTGGATCATGAGAATATTGAAATCGTTTCGCATGCGGTCTTTGCTCTTGGTGAATTAAGAGAGTTAGCGGCAGGAGCCGTTCCTACCTTCATCAAGCTGCTCGATCATCCAGCTGATCGTGTCCGCTGCGCCGTAGTGGATGCACTTGGATTCATGAACACACCGCTGGATGACATCGTGTCAAGTTTAGGTAAATGCTTACAAGATGAGAACGCGCAAGTTCGCTTCATGGCAAGTTTATCCTTGTCACGATTAGGCTCTCAGGCGGAAGCAGCTGTTCCGCAGTTGGAAATCGCATTGGATGATGAGAACAGATATGTTCGTGCGCATGCTGCGGAATCTCTGCATTATATCGGTACGGAACGCGCTAAGAATACACTCATTAAGTTTCTGCTTAATTCACGCTGGTGCCCGACAACGACAAAGAAAAACGCATTCTACCCGTAAACGTGCAAGATAGCATGAGAAAGAGGGCAAATTAACTTTTGCCCTCTTTGCGCTGTTTCCATATTTCATTTCATCATGGTTTCGTTGTAATCGGTCATTTTCGGTTTCAAATCGCGGAAAGAAGTCGGTGTAAAACCGGTTTGTTCTCGGAACATGCGGGAGAAATACGATAATTCCATACCCAGCGAATCGGCGATTTGCGAAACATTTAATTCCGTCATCATGAGTAAATCCTTGGCTTTTTCCGAACGCAAATGGTTCATATATTGAATCGGTGAATAGCCCGTAAATTGTTTAAAGGCATTAATAAAATAGTTAGGGTGATAATGTGCTATTTGGGATAATGTATCTACGGATACGTTGTCAGCAATATGCTGTTCCATATAGGTCAGTACACTATTCATTTTCTCAAAAGTAGGGGTAGAAGCCAGATTAAGCTTGCCTGTTTCACTTTGTTCAATGAAATCGGCAATGAATTCACTTATAATCGCATTGACTCTAAAACCGGCAGTTAATCCTTCACTTTTAGTATATTCTATCAGTTGTTCGAATTTTTTTTGAAAAGCTTCCGGATCTTTAATCGTAATGTAAGCGGATGTTTGCAAAATCTGAAACAGATCCAAATCCCCGATTTTGGCCGTGAAGTGACACCAGTATTTCCCGAAAGTGTGATCACTTATGGTTCCATAAGCTTGATCACTCCCCGCTGGGAGCAAATAAAGTTCACCTGGTTTCGGATAATAGGTCTGATCCCCAATTTTGACAAAACCTTCTCCTTCGATAATAAAATACAAGCGATTAAACGAACAAGAAGCGTTCTCATCTCTCCACAATCTCGATACCTTGGTGTAAGCCGCATAGGATAAATCAAGCTTCGCTTTCGCTATATATTTCTTCCAGAAGGTGAGCTGGCTAGGATTCATATCTATTCTCATGAGCTCATATTCCTTTCACGAAGAGTCGGCAAATGCCCTCAACAAATTGCTGCTTGCTATAGCCCAGAATTTCTCTATGATACAAGTATTGTTCTGGTGTTAAAGAGGCAAGTATGGTGTTAACCGTCAAATTGACATCAATCTGCTCAATCTCCCCTTGTTGAACGGCACGAGTGATTAAAGGAACGACAATGCTGTGAAGTCGGATGTAAATAGGTTTTTTGTGAAAATAAAAGCTTCGTTTTTCGGTATACGTGGTGTTGATGATAGAAAGCAAGGAGGCTTTCTCGTCCACAAAATCAATAATTCGAACGATCGTGTCCGACAATTGGTTCATGGCTGTTACCCCGGGACCGGGATCCGCGAGACCCTCTTCAAGAGAAGCAAGAAACTGGGCTGTTGTTGAACGAAGCAGATCGCTGCAAACCTCGCCAATATGGGCGTAACGGCGGTATAGAGTACCTTGTCCGACACCCGATTCTTTGGCAATCTGGTGCATGGTAACGGATTCAATTTGATTGGTTTCGAACAGGCTTCTAGCAGATGTAAGAATTCGCTGGCGATACTCCGAATCACGTTCTTCACGTCGACCGCAAGGTGGAATGGCTTTGATATCTTGGCTATATAATGAATTCTCATTGGTATCTGGATGTTTCATACATGGTCCTCCTATAAGAACAATCTTAACAAAAGAAATAATTGACATTACGGACAATTGTCCGTAATATGATGTTGCGGACAATTGTCCGTAACTATTGTACCACGATGGAATAGATATTGTGAAGGAGGAACATGGGCATGAGTCAACCAATAACATCTGGCGCAGCGGAACCAGAGTTTAAGATTTCGAGTATTCTGGTACCTCTCATCGCCATCATTTCGGGGATATTTATGGTTATCCTCGACACGACTGCGATGAATGTGGCATTGTCGAAGCTGGTCATCGATTTTAAAACAGATTTACCTACGATTCAATGGACCGTAACGGGCTATATGCTGGCGACCGCGGCCGTCATTCCACTAGCGGGATGGCTATCCGATCGATTTGGGGCGAAGAACGTATTCCTCACCTCTGTTGTTCTTTTCACTGTAGCATCGGTTTTATGTGCTACACCTAACAACGCGGAGTGGTTGATTGTTTTCCGTATCCTTCAAGGTTTAGGTGGAGGATTCGTCATGCCTGTATCAATGGCATACGTATTCCGGCTAAGTCCACCGAACAAAATCGGTCAAGTGATGGGGATGCTGGGTGTACCCATTTTGCTCGCGCCTGCAATTGGGCCTATCGTTTCCGGATGGCTGGTTGAGTACCATTCCTGGCATTGGATTTTCTTAATTAATCTTCCCGTCGGTATTTTCAGCCTTGTCTTTGGAATATGGAAGCTGCCGGCTGTCGCACGTAAGAAGGTAGCTGGATTTGATTTACCAGGTATGATTCTAGGGCCCGTTGCTTTTGCATCCTTATCGTATGGGATCACACAAGGTGCTGAGAGCTGGACTTCCGATAAAACGCTGTGGGGCATCATAATGGGAGCTGTCGCATTGATCGCCTTTATCATAGTTGAACTTAAATCCAAACTCCCTCTGCTCGAGTTGAGAGTATTCCGATCTATTGATTTTTCCTTCGGTATTTTCGTACAGTGGGTACTGCAATTCTGTTTGTTCGGGGCGATTTTCCTGCTTCCGCAATTTCTTCAGCAAGCCCGCGGGTACGGTGCTTTCGACACAGGGATGACGCTGTTCCCGCAAGCGTTAGCTTCGGCAGTCATGATGCCGATTGGCGGTTACTTATTTGATAAAATCGGTGTACGCTGGTTGGTAGTCGTTGGGCTCAGTCTTGTTTCCGGTGCGATCTTTCAATATTCGCATGTCAGTCTAACGACAGAGGGGCATGACTTAATTTTACCGTTGATTATGGCTGGTTCGGGTATGGGGCTTATGATGATGCCGCTTAATTCACATCTAATTAAGAAAGCTCCGCATGATTTAGTGAGTCGAGTTACTTCTTTAACTAGTGCGATGCAGCAGGTTATCAACTCATTCGCAGTTGCTACCTTGGTGACCATTCTCTCTTCGCACGTAAATTCGTCCATTACTGCTAAGAACATTCTAATAAACAGTCCTGCTGATAAGCAAAAGGCTATGCTTGCTGTAGCACCCGAAGCGTTCGGTCAGACTTTCCACGTAATGCTCATTATTGCGATCTGTGGGATATTTTTAGGCTTGTTCCTTCGCCGTGACAAGACACAGCCTAATGAGGTTGTGAAACAAGAAGTCGCGTTAGAAGGATTGCACTAGATTAGAACAATCATACAGGAAGCTTACCGAATAATCGGTAGGCTTTTTTTGTGTACATAGAAGCTGGTAATTATGGAATTCTAAATAATAGCGCAAAACTTCATTTTAGGGGGTATTAGTGATGAGTCAAGATGAAAGGAAACTGGAAAAGGATTCGCATCATATTCAACTAACTTCTGGTGATATTGCGCCTTTATGGGCAGGTTATTTAAGTGACAGCATGGTCAAAGGCGTGCTTCAACATTTCTTACATACAGTTGAGGATGTTGAAGTAAAACCAGTCATTGAATTTGCTCTTGGTTTAACAATAGAACATATGGAATTTAGTGCGAAGTTATTTAATGACGAAAAGTTCCCTATCCCTCTTGCCTTTACAGAGAAGGATGTCAACTTAAATGCCCCAAGATTATTTTCAGATGGCTTTATGTTACTCTATCTAAGACATATGGGTATTGCCGGCACAGTTTCTTATGCTATGGCATTAGCAAGCAGTTCAAGACAGGATATACGTGCATTCTTTATTCAAAATCAGAAGACTGCAGCTGAGTTGCTAGAGAAAGCTACGGCTTTATTGCAATCAAAAGGAATACTCACAAGGAGCCCTTTCATACCGTATCCGGATTCAGTTGAGTATGTACACAAAGAAAGTTGGTTAAATGGACTGCTGGGCGATCGTAGACCCTTAAATGCAGCAGAAATCTCAAACATTTATTTGAATATTATGAAAAACAGTATAGGTAAAGCATTGATGATAGGTTTTTCTCAAGTTGCTAAAAACAAAGAAGTCATTGAATATATCGTGCGCGGCAGAGATATTTCCACGAAGCATGTCGAAATATTCAGTGCTTTATTACGTGATGACCAGATGCCGGCACCTGCGACTTGGGAAACAGAAGTTTCAAATTCTAAGGAGTCTCCATTTTCCGATAAGCTAATGCTCTACCATACGATCTTTCTTTCAGCAGTAGGAATTGGGAACTATGGAGCAGCTATTTCAGCAAGCATGAGGAGGGATTTGACAACGGTATACTTGCGGCTTACAAGTGAAATTGGTACCTATGCAGACGATGGAGCAGAACTCGCGATAAAGAATAATTGGATGGAAAAGATGCCCGGTGCGGTCGAACGTAATGCTCTACTATCCTTATAAACCGTATAGTTTGATCAACTTTGGGATATGCCAATAAAAAAACCATCCATTGTACTGGATGGTCTTTGGTATGTCAGGTTAGTACAACTATACGTCTTTACTCTTTTTCGTGCTTGGTTTTTTCTTCGCAGGTGTTTTCTCCGGCATTGCTGCGACCCATTGTAAGGACTGCTCGATCCACGCTGTAACAGTATCAGGTGTTTCCCGCCACTGCTCCGGTAAGGTAACATATTCCTTCATCGGTTTGCCTGGCATGGGAGAAAATAACGAGGCACCTTCTTGTTCGACAAGACGAGAACGCTCCTCTTCCGGCAGGCGGATGAAG
It contains:
- a CDS encoding sugar phosphate isomerase/epimerase family protein, with the translated sequence MNKKLRVGTIVGGGDAVRIIPQIAKHGFESYSLSFWQTTGNIDLKETAKRVADIVAEHDAIISTIGIFGNPLTGTGDNKDTLASWERLIDHAHLFGTDIVNGFTGRIPDCPIDESIPKFKEVFGELSRRAADRGVRLAFENCDMGGTWKTGDWNIAHNPTAWNLMFDAVPADNLGLEWEPCHQMVSLIDPIPQLRKWVDKVFHVHGKDATIAWDIIREYGVHGSQEFVWHRTPGFGDTNWSDIITILRQAGYLGTIDIEGWHDPVYRDELEMTGQVHALNYLKRCRGGDYIPNPV
- a CDS encoding HEAT repeat domain-containing protein: MQENTPLLLTDEQMREFITNGCLILKTDFSNEFHSNLLEQLNTVYAEEGNPGNNLLPRIRELQKVFDHPVVTGALTSVLGQNYMMHAHRHGHFNASATAGGWHKDSYWGYDRMRNHHPNWAMIMYFPQDTPVELGPTGVMPGTQNYQTRTFESSEQEGEVLASGEAGTFALIHYDIWHRSTPNVLGQPRYMLKFEFMRTELPQAPSWNNQEAAWRKPANLHLPIAEHDLMWEETWNWLSGKVGSLAGTAASDPDQIKELAAKLDGFEPLAINAAYDLARRGQQGVDALLEGLKSENSQVSRISAYGLSVAGSAAVNGLVAALDHENIEIVSHAVFALGELRELAAGAVPTFIKLLDHPADRVRCAVVDALGFMNTPLDDIVSSLGKCLQDENAQVRFMASLSLSRLGSQAEAAVPQLEIALDDENRYVRAHAAESLHYIGTERAKNTLIKFLLNSRWCPTTTKKNAFYP
- a CDS encoding AraC family transcriptional regulator; this translates as MRIDMNPSQLTFWKKYIAKAKLDLSYAAYTKVSRLWRDENASCSFNRLYFIIEGEGFVKIGDQTYYPKPGELYLLPAGSDQAYGTISDHTFGKYWCHFTAKIGDLDLFQILQTSAYITIKDPEAFQKKFEQLIEYTKSEGLTAGFRVNAIISEFIADFIEQSETGKLNLASTPTFEKMNSVLTYMEQHIADNVSVDTLSQIAHYHPNYFINAFKQFTGYSPIQYMNHLRSEKAKDLLMMTELNVSQIADSLGMELSYFSRMFREQTGFTPTSFRDLKPKMTDYNETMMK
- a CDS encoding TetR/AcrR family transcriptional regulator; this encodes MKHPDTNENSLYSQDIKAIPPCGRREERDSEYRQRILTSARSLFETNQIESVTMHQIAKESGVGQGTLYRRYAHIGEVCSDLLRSTTAQFLASLEEGLADPGPGVTAMNQLSDTIVRIIDFVDEKASLLSIINTTYTEKRSFYFHKKPIYIRLHSIVVPLITRAVQQGEIEQIDVNLTVNTILASLTPEQYLYHREILGYSKQQFVEGICRLFVKGI
- a CDS encoding MDR family MFS transporter is translated as MSQPITSGAAEPEFKISSILVPLIAIISGIFMVILDTTAMNVALSKLVIDFKTDLPTIQWTVTGYMLATAAVIPLAGWLSDRFGAKNVFLTSVVLFTVASVLCATPNNAEWLIVFRILQGLGGGFVMPVSMAYVFRLSPPNKIGQVMGMLGVPILLAPAIGPIVSGWLVEYHSWHWIFLINLPVGIFSLVFGIWKLPAVARKKVAGFDLPGMILGPVAFASLSYGITQGAESWTSDKTLWGIIMGAVALIAFIIVELKSKLPLLELRVFRSIDFSFGIFVQWVLQFCLFGAIFLLPQFLQQARGYGAFDTGMTLFPQALASAVMMPIGGYLFDKIGVRWLVVVGLSLVSGAIFQYSHVSLTTEGHDLILPLIMAGSGMGLMMMPLNSHLIKKAPHDLVSRVTSLTSAMQQVINSFAVATLVTILSSHVNSSITAKNILINSPADKQKAMLAVAPEAFGQTFHVMLIIAICGIFLGLFLRRDKTQPNEVVKQEVALEGLH
- a CDS encoding DUF3231 family protein; protein product: MSQDERKLEKDSHHIQLTSGDIAPLWAGYLSDSMVKGVLQHFLHTVEDVEVKPVIEFALGLTIEHMEFSAKLFNDEKFPIPLAFTEKDVNLNAPRLFSDGFMLLYLRHMGIAGTVSYAMALASSSRQDIRAFFIQNQKTAAELLEKATALLQSKGILTRSPFIPYPDSVEYVHKESWLNGLLGDRRPLNAAEISNIYLNIMKNSIGKALMIGFSQVAKNKEVIEYIVRGRDISTKHVEIFSALLRDDQMPAPATWETEVSNSKESPFSDKLMLYHTIFLSAVGIGNYGAAISASMRRDLTTVYLRLTSEIGTYADDGAELAIKNNWMEKMPGAVERNALLSL
- a CDS encoding TfoX/Sxy family protein — encoded protein: MSMPRPDEEMKQFFAAVMPSNPHIHIRPVFGNLAGFINGNMFVGLYGQQIFIRLPEEERSRLVEQEGASLFSPMPGKPMKEYVTLPEQWRETPDTVTAWIEQSLQWVAAMPEKTPAKKKPSTKKSKDV